A window from Spiroplasma endosymbiont of Aspidapion aeneum encodes these proteins:
- a CDS encoding energy-coupled thiamine transporter ThiT: MKNNYKHLNKIALIYHLIYTTIIIALIIIFFIFINEIYKANISKISIFNFVVIITLLSIFFVVYFLLSIFLLYIIYKQYIIEDKFKYITALFFLNPFIIFLEKKHKVEEYHQNRFSIIRTSILMGIFLGLYCISFLIVSFIVLPEFIEIPVGYILLIYFAFYNKFRYSLSLSIICSVLTIFFPGVYVLNPFQYYLDYGFCIIACSFVSLFKFEEEDKKLSTYYWILIILTISVIFYISRITSGIMYWFSDDYVMLNRFSYSIIFNAFNVICDFCIFIAIVPILCHRLNQKMWFLN, translated from the coding sequence ATGAAAAATAATTACAAACATTTAAATAAGATAGCACTAATTTACCATTTAATATATACAACAATTATTATTGCTTTAATAATAATATTCTTTATATTTATAAATGAAATCTACAAAGCCAATATTTCTAAAATAAGCATATTTAATTTTGTTGTTATTATTACATTATTATCTATATTTTTTGTAGTTTATTTTTTATTATCTATATTTTTATTATATATAATTTATAAGCAATATATAATTGAAGACAAATTTAAGTACATCACAGCTTTATTCTTTTTAAACCCGTTTATAATTTTTTTAGAAAAAAAACATAAGGTTGAAGAATATCATCAAAATAGATTTTCAATAATAAGAACATCAATTTTAATGGGAATTTTTCTTGGTCTTTATTGCATTAGTTTCTTAATTGTGAGTTTTATTGTTTTACCAGAATTCATTGAAATCCCAGTTGGTTATATATTACTTATATATTTTGCTTTCTATAATAAGTTTAGATATTCACTATCATTATCAATTATTTGTTCAGTTTTAACAATATTTTTTCCAGGTGTATATGTTCTAAATCCCTTTCAATATTACTTAGACTATGGCTTTTGTATAATCGCTTGCAGCTTTGTAAGTTTGTTCAAATTTGAAGAAGAAGATAAAAAATTATCAACTTATTATTGAATACTTATAATATTAACAATTTCTGTAATATTTTATATATCAAGAATAACTTCAGGGATTATGTATTGATTTTCAGATGATTATGTAATGTTGAATAGATTTTCATATTCAATAATTTTTAATGCCTTTAATGTAATTTGTGATTTTTGCATATTTATAGCCATTGTGCCAATCTTATGTCATCGTTTGAATCAAAAAATGTGATTTTTAAATTAA
- the infC gene encoding translation initiation factor IF-3 codes for MVEEREKEKGDIVNGQIRAFDILIIEEDGSKVGPLQRSKALEYAREKNLDLLQVGHQDKKTAIAKILDYGKFKYEQKRKAKVNKQKQVKVENKEIRLTVSIGAHDMDTKARKAREFLESGDRVKISLKFKGREITHFEYGQETLNKFFSRLEDIAKIEKEAKLTSRFLDMYIVPKKDK; via the coding sequence ATGGTTGAAGAACGAGAAAAAGAAAAAGGGGATATAGTTAATGGTCAGATACGAGCATTTGATATTCTAATTATTGAAGAAGATGGTTCAAAGGTTGGACCTTTACAAAGATCTAAGGCTTTAGAATATGCAAGGGAAAAGAATTTAGACCTCTTGCAGGTTGGTCATCAAGACAAAAAGACTGCAATAGCTAAAATCCTTGATTATGGAAAATTCAAGTATGAACAAAAGCGCAAGGCAAAAGTAAACAAACAAAAACAAGTAAAAGTCGAAAACAAAGAAATAAGGCTAACTGTTAGTATTGGTGCTCATGATATGGACACAAAGGCAAGAAAAGCTCGTGAATTTTTAGAAAGTGGCGATCGTGTCAAAATTTCTTTAAAATTTAAAGGACGAGAAATAACCCACTTTGAATATGGACAAGAAACTCTTAATAAGTTTTTCTCTAGATTAGAAGACATTGCAAAAATTGAAAAAGAGGCTAAATTAACAAGTAGATTTTTAGATATGTATATTGTTCCAAAAAAAGATAAGTAA
- the rpmI gene encoding 50S ribosomal protein L35: MPKMKTKSALKKRVKLTGNGKLKRSKAYRSHLAQNKSTKQKRHLEKATFVSKSDMKRLKGLLQG, translated from the coding sequence ATGCCAAAAATGAAAACAAAATCAGCTCTTAAAAAAAGAGTTAAGTTAACTGGTAACGGTAAATTAAAAAGAAGTAAAGCATATCGTAGCCACTTGGCCCAAAATAAATCAACAAAACAAAAAAGACACTTAGAAAAAGCTACATTTGTGTCTAAAAGTGATATGAAAAGATTGAAAGGGTTATTACAAGGCTAA
- the rplT gene encoding 50S ribosomal protein L20 — MARVKFGKVTRKRRKRWIKAARGYFGTKKSSFKKAHEQVIRSYAYAFVGRKQKKRDFRRLWIVRVNAAVREYGLSYSKFMNGIKLANIDINRKMLSELAINQPSDFAKIVDAAKKALEKK; from the coding sequence ATGGCCAGAGTTAAATTTGGAAAAGTAACAAGAAAAAGAAGAAAACGTTGGATAAAAGCTGCTCGTGGTTATTTTGGAACTAAAAAAAGTAGTTTTAAGAAGGCACATGAACAAGTAATTAGATCATATGCCTATGCTTTTGTGGGAAGAAAACAAAAGAAACGTGATTTTAGAAGACTTTGAATAGTTAGGGTTAATGCTGCTGTAAGGGAATATGGATTAAGTTATTCAAAATTTATGAATGGTATTAAACTAGCAAACATTGATATTAATAGAAAAATGCTTTCAGAATTGGCGATTAATCAACCAAGTGATTTTGCAAAAATAGTTGATGCTGCAAAAAAAGCATTAGAAAAAAAATAA
- a CDS encoding isochorismatase family protein — translation MTKALIVVDYQFDFADPQGTLYVPGGELLKDKIIARIKEYRENNNLVIFSQDWHPLEHISFKEWPVHCVRDTLGAQLCIAPNPDDLVIKKGININEDSYSAFYIGKNIKSALNNFLLKNKINELEICGLALDICVNATYLDALRFKYKASVNLELSKPIDKNFILGK, via the coding sequence ATGACTAAAGCATTAATTGTTGTTGATTATCAATTTGACTTCGCCGATCCTCAAGGAACACTATATGTTCCTGGTGGTGAACTGTTAAAAGATAAAATAATAGCTAGAATAAAAGAATATCGTGAAAATAATAATTTAGTAATTTTTTCGCAAGATTGACATCCCTTAGAACATATATCTTTTAAAGAATGACCTGTTCATTGTGTCAGGGATACATTAGGGGCTCAACTTTGTATTGCCCCAAATCCAGATGATTTGGTAATTAAAAAGGGAATAAATATTAATGAAGATAGTTATTCTGCTTTTTATATTGGAAAAAATATTAAATCTGCTTTGAACAACTTTTTATTAAAGAATAAAATTAATGAATTAGAAATTTGTGGACTTGCACTTGATATATGTGTAAATGCTACTTATTTAGATGCACTAAGATTTAAATATAAAGCATCGGTTAATTTAGAACTCTCAAAACCAATTGATAAAAATTTTATATTAGGCAAATAA
- a CDS encoding type III pantothenate kinase, whose product MKTLLIDIGNSTVDFRVLGDGKIEKLLRPNTSNVFYQNYKVYLDYLKGMKINKIIYSCVVLMYDEIIINLARELGIEAKKVTYKDLDEKLLDIDDKTQIGGDFIANFIAINAMKKSDYLCISMGTATTFFLVKNGIFKGATISPGIEIGAKSLFSNANLLSEVPWKETEDLIGKNTNDALTIGIVNSHFYMIDAMIKKIKEKYNIKDVVFTGGNCYKVLSLIKYNQYNFIEDLIFQGLKLFA is encoded by the coding sequence ATGAAAACATTATTAATAGACATTGGAAATTCAACAGTTGATTTTAGAGTATTAGGTGATGGTAAAATAGAAAAATTGTTACGTCCTAATACATCTAATGTTTTTTATCAAAATTATAAAGTTTACCTTGATTATTTGAAGGGTATGAAAATAAATAAAATTATATATTCTTGTGTAGTGTTGATGTATGACGAAATTATAATTAATTTAGCAAGAGAATTAGGTATTGAGGCTAAAAAAGTAACATATAAGGATTTGGACGAAAAATTATTAGATATTGATGATAAAACACAAATTGGTGGTGACTTTATAGCTAATTTTATTGCAATAAACGCTATGAAAAAAAGTGATTATCTGTGTATTTCTATGGGGACCGCAACAACATTTTTTTTAGTTAAAAATGGTATTTTTAAAGGAGCAACAATATCACCTGGAATAGAAATTGGAGCAAAATCCTTATTTTCTAATGCAAATTTATTAAGTGAAGTGCCATGAAAGGAGACTGAAGACCTGATTGGAAAAAATACAAATGATGCATTAACAATAGGAATCGTTAATTCTCATTTTTATATGATTGATGCAATGATAAAAAAAATAAAAGAAAAATACAACATCAAGGATGTTGTATTCACTGGTGGAAATTGCTATAAGGTATTAAGCTTGATTAAATATAATCAATATAATTTTATTGAAGACCTTATTTTCCAGGGGTTAAAATTATTTGCCTAA
- a CDS encoding amino acid permease, with protein MDNIEKKFNLKELIWMGFNFICSIAFTLVFATMLIAQDGSGYGLGINLVWIFALDGLMAGICGWAYNRMSQTHKSGNGGAYIYIRTSWGSYAGFLVLFAQYTTTPIIITSQLVSMIRSNFVGSDTFLDAASIFGNWSNLFWDSVGVFVYLLSASILFFGIKFLKKWLNWSSYIKWGSTGILIIAAIILFCMDAKTNINDNVSHSSIELHSFTTAFTSSFFFFLGFETYATMGQNVVNPEKNIGKSVIIVMVLSTAFYIIVTIIFLGALSAHYSSNPNLQIFKILGDKTNKWINWIGVIIMLLCTFSLKSNSVTQMTLYSGAMIESFSREGYFSERYKELDEENIPKKAIKLNIVITILFLIIILLIPDFIQGLMNNKNPVLAFSSFTGEVSLILIIIYLSVILTCLRLSFTKKIKSNWFEILLWSLAFMFLVFQFEEFFRGNIKTLAYCLSQKNISNDDILVIIGSTIQIGLVVITFTFGLLWYKLYYKPKYIKRLENNPEIQENLNKEFVLISNIPMDVKTNHLDN; from the coding sequence GTGGATAATATTGAAAAAAAGTTTAATTTAAAAGAATTAATATGAATGGGTTTTAATTTTATATGTAGTATTGCATTTACATTAGTCTTTGCAACAATGCTAATTGCTCAAGATGGAAGTGGGTATGGGCTAGGTATTAATCTTGTGTGAATTTTTGCACTTGATGGTTTAATGGCAGGAATTTGTGGATGGGCATATAATCGAATGTCACAGACGCATAAATCTGGAAATGGAGGGGCTTATATTTATATAAGAACATCCTGAGGAAGTTATGCTGGTTTTTTAGTTTTATTTGCTCAATATACAACTACACCAATAATAATAACATCGCAATTGGTTTCAATGATAAGATCTAATTTTGTTGGATCTGACACATTTTTAGATGCTGCATCGATATTTGGTAACTGGTCTAATCTTTTTTGAGATAGTGTTGGTGTCTTTGTATATTTATTGTCAGCATCAATTCTTTTTTTTGGAATTAAATTTTTAAAAAAGTGACTAAACTGATCAAGTTATATTAAATGAGGATCTACTGGTATTTTGATAATTGCGGCAATTATTCTTTTTTGTATGGATGCAAAAACAAATATTAATGATAATGTTTCTCATTCTTCAATAGAACTACACAGTTTTACAACAGCATTTACATCATCTTTCTTTTTCTTCTTAGGATTTGAAACATATGCTACAATGGGTCAAAATGTTGTTAATCCAGAAAAAAATATTGGTAAATCTGTAATTATTGTTATGGTTCTTTCGACAGCTTTTTACATTATTGTAACAATTATATTTTTAGGAGCACTTTCAGCTCATTATTCTTCTAACCCAAATTTACAAATTTTTAAAATCTTAGGTGATAAAACAAATAAATGAATTAATTGGATTGGTGTCATTATTATGCTATTGTGTACATTTTCTTTAAAAAGCAATTCTGTTACACAAATGACACTATATTCTGGAGCAATGATTGAATCATTTTCACGTGAGGGATATTTTTCTGAAAGATATAAGGAACTTGATGAAGAAAATATTCCAAAAAAAGCAATAAAACTCAACATTGTAATTACTATCCTTTTTTTAATTATTATTCTTTTGATACCAGATTTTATTCAAGGCCTAATGAACAATAAAAACCCTGTATTAGCTTTTTCATCATTTACTGGTGAAGTTAGTTTAATTTTAATAATTATTTATTTATCTGTAATATTAACATGCTTAAGGCTTTCATTTACAAAAAAAATCAAATCAAATTGATTTGAAATTCTTCTTTGGTCGTTAGCATTTATGTTTTTAGTATTTCAATTTGAAGAATTTTTTAGAGGTAACATTAAAACATTGGCATATTGTCTCTCACAGAAAAATATCTCAAATGATGATATATTAGTTATTATTGGTTCAACAATTCAAATAGGATTGGTTGTTATAACATTTACATTTGGCCTATTATGATACAAGCTATATTACAAACCTAAATATATTAAACGGTTAGAAAATAATCCAGAAATACAAGAGAATCTTAATAAGGAATTTGTACTGATTTCTAATATACCTATGGATGTCAAAACTAATCATTTGGATAATTAA
- a CDS encoding PTS transporter subunit EIIC yields MKEKDEVVVHEKHHEQSAFSKKWLNFKSTSFGHLQNVARVIVFPIAVLPIAGLFLGIGGGFASAADTNHWGEGIVNTFTVVKTIGNIIFANLGLLFAISVAFGFAKASKGVAAVAGFIAFLTMEVTISALFIPNTTAGTLGFDPWKLGGDNGLIKTGEDNGMLKNVDGISPTLDLSVLGGILVGWLTSLVHNKTYNIKVPKVLAFFGGEKFVPIATFLMGIIMGSILFFVWPMILKGLYEVGSGLGAAMDSGTEANKHSAGKTVSGMAITFIFGFIERLLIPAGLHHVFYSPFWYSSAGGQWIGPDPKQIHDGIINGWSTTSGSYNIFFEQMNYMGKEYQISDSAYKTLLGMDGYSKIASQVWTDSAGIHHIAYNHFTMEVGTVFSSGRFAFMQYGYPFGAAAIIMLSKKENRSRTIGIIGSAAATSFLTGITEPILFSFLFVAPLLYVYDAILAGCSFAICYALNINVGQGFAAGFIDYSFFGLIPSFSNGVATHGPNTIANMWAGRCGALWIPLYGLLILSPAYFFGFWGIIIWKDYKTPGRGDEVDDVALEAVSASLASGTKHDITKEEKIINGLGGVDNISEYNDTKTSLIVKVKSAKKVNEGIIKTSGIKTITIDKNNVTLLTKDSTEIMELIDKAMYKKDNKEIGKSSSGYSHDYLEKILQGLGGHENITVLDNCATRLRVNVKDGNLVDEKILKEAKAIAVVKRGNSVQLIYGGEAQNIKVALETIWRRS; encoded by the coding sequence ATGAAAGAAAAAGATGAAGTTGTAGTTCATGAGAAGCATCATGAACAATCTGCATTTTCAAAAAAATGACTAAATTTCAAAAGTACTAGTTTTGGTCATTTACAAAATGTTGCCAGAGTTATTGTTTTTCCAATCGCAGTTCTTCCAATTGCTGGTCTATTTTTAGGAATTGGAGGAGGATTTGCGTCAGCTGCTGACACAAATCACTGAGGTGAAGGTATTGTTAATACTTTTACAGTTGTTAAAACAATTGGTAATATTATTTTTGCAAACCTAGGTTTATTATTTGCAATATCTGTGGCATTTGGTTTTGCTAAGGCAAGTAAAGGGGTAGCTGCTGTTGCAGGTTTCATTGCATTTTTAACAATGGAAGTGACAATATCTGCATTATTTATCCCAAATACAACCGCTGGTACACTTGGTTTTGATCCATGAAAATTAGGTGGAGATAATGGATTAATTAAAACTGGTGAAGATAATGGAATGTTAAAAAATGTTGATGGGATTTCACCAACATTAGATTTATCTGTACTTGGAGGTATTCTTGTTGGATGATTAACATCTCTTGTTCATAATAAAACATATAATATTAAAGTCCCAAAAGTGTTAGCATTCTTTGGGGGAGAAAAATTTGTCCCAATTGCAACATTCCTAATGGGGATTATAATGGGAAGTATATTATTCTTTGTATGACCTATGATATTAAAAGGATTATATGAAGTTGGTAGTGGACTTGGAGCTGCTATGGATAGTGGTACAGAGGCAAATAAACACTCTGCTGGTAAAACAGTTAGCGGAATGGCAATAACATTTATATTTGGTTTTATTGAACGTTTATTAATTCCCGCAGGATTACATCACGTTTTCTACTCACCATTTTGATATTCATCTGCTGGTGGACAATGAATTGGTCCAGATCCAAAACAAATTCATGATGGAATAATTAATGGTTGAAGTACAACATCTGGTTCATATAATATATTCTTTGAACAAATGAATTATATGGGAAAAGAGTATCAAATATCAGATTCAGCCTATAAGACATTATTAGGTATGGATGGTTATTCAAAAATTGCAAGTCAAGTATGAACTGATTCTGCTGGTATACACCACATAGCATATAATCACTTTACTATGGAAGTTGGAACAGTGTTCTCAAGTGGTAGATTTGCATTTATGCAATATGGATATCCATTCGGAGCTGCAGCAATTATAATGCTTTCTAAAAAAGAAAACAGATCAAGAACAATAGGTATTATTGGTTCTGCAGCAGCAACTTCATTCCTAACAGGAATTACAGAACCAATATTGTTCTCATTCTTGTTTGTTGCACCATTACTTTATGTATATGATGCAATCTTGGCAGGATGTAGTTTTGCAATTTGTTATGCATTAAACATAAATGTTGGGCAAGGTTTTGCAGCAGGATTTATTGATTACTCATTCTTTGGATTAATACCTTCATTTTCAAATGGGGTAGCAACACATGGTCCAAATACTATTGCAAACATGTGAGCTGGAAGATGTGGAGCATTATGAATTCCACTATACGGATTATTAATTCTATCACCAGCATACTTCTTTGGATTCTGAGGAATTATTATTTGAAAAGATTATAAAACACCAGGAAGAGGAGACGAAGTTGATGATGTTGCATTAGAAGCTGTTTCTGCTTCTCTAGCTTCTGGTACTAAACACGATATTACTAAAGAAGAAAAAATTATTAACGGTCTAGGTGGTGTAGACAATATTTCTGAATACAATGACACTAAAACATCACTTATAGTAAAAGTTAAATCTGCTAAAAAAGTTAATGAAGGAATTATTAAAACTTCTGGAATTAAAACAATTACTATCGATAAAAACAATGTTACTTTATTGACAAAAGATTCAACTGAAATAATGGAACTTATTGATAAAGCAATGTACAAAAAAGACAATAAAGAAATTGGTAAATCAAGTTCTGGATATAGTCATGATTATTTAGAAAAAATACTTCAAGGTCTTGGAGGACATGAAAACATTACTGTGTTGGATAATTGCGCAACAAGATTAAGAGTTAATGTTAAAGACGGTAACTTAGTTGATGAAAAAATTCTTAAAGAAGCAAAAGCAATTGCTGTTGTAAAACGCGGTAATAGTGTACAGCTGATTTATGGTGGAGAAGCACAAAATATTAAGGTTGCTTTAGAAACTATCTGAAGACGTAGTTAA
- a CDS encoding PTS glucose transporter subunit IIA, with protein MAKEFKIYAPFDGTVEEISKLDDGVFSEKMLGDGFFINPAIEHGSLKVLSPVFGQIQQIFETKHAIFFKDIETEISILMHFGIDTVTLKGEPFKMKVSEGKKVKPKSKIMIVDLDTIKSAQLKSSTPIVVDKGDTNLEFTFKLEKSGSVFAGDHIGTITVK; from the coding sequence ATGGCAAAAGAATTTAAAATATATGCCCCATTCGATGGGACAGTGGAGGAAATTTCAAAATTAGATGATGGTGTTTTTTCAGAAAAAATGTTGGGTGATGGTTTTTTCATTAATCCAGCAATTGAACATGGATCATTAAAAGTTTTATCTCCAGTTTTTGGACAAATCCAACAAATCTTTGAAACAAAGCATGCAATCTTTTTTAAAGATATAGAGACTGAAATATCAATATTAATGCATTTTGGTATAGACACTGTAACCTTAAAAGGTGAACCTTTTAAAATGAAAGTCTCTGAAGGTAAAAAAGTAAAACCTAAATCAAAAATAATGATTGTTGACCTTGATACAATTAAGTCTGCACAATTAAAATCATCAACACCTATTGTTGTTGACAAGGGTGATACTAACTTAGAATTTACATTCAAACTTGAAAAAAGTGGATCAGTTTTTGCTGGTGATCACATTGGAACAATTACTGTTAAGTAA
- a CDS encoding ATP-binding cassette domain-containing protein → MIDIKDLNKIYGKDMGNFDINIKIEEGKALAILGPNGSGKSTLIRQIMQFIKIDKGSIIFSQSKSNNEWEEILKEIGYISGELYLFEYLTGKEYLELTLKFKNKIDNDFYHKLVKYFEQR, encoded by the coding sequence ATGATTGATATCAAAGATCTAAATAAAATTTATGGTAAAGATATGGGAAATTTTGATATTAATATTAAAATTGAAGAAGGAAAAGCATTAGCAATTCTAGGACCAAATGGGTCAGGCAAATCAACATTGATTAGACAAATTATGCAATTTATAAAAATTGATAAGGGGTCAATCATATTTTCTCAAAGTAAATCTAATAATGAATGAGAAGAAATCTTAAAAGAAATTGGTTATATTTCTGGAGAATTATATTTATTTGAATATTTAACAGGAAAAGAATATTTAGAATTGACACTGAAATTTAAAAATAAAATTGACAATGATTTTTATCATAAGCTCGTTAAATATTTTGAGCAAAGGTAA
- the trmFO gene encoding methylenetetrahydrofolate--tRNA-(uracil(54)-C(5))-methyltransferase (FADH(2)-oxidizing) TrmFO, which yields MTNKNVNIIGGGLAGCEIAWFLANNGVMVNLFESKKIKKNEIQKSDLLAELVCSNSLRSLSKLNAAGILKEEMKLLNSLIIKAAEQAKIVSDDALSVDRFMFSSFIENTIINHPNISYNNEEITKLNNDEINIIATGPLTSEKLKSWIKQNITQDDMFFYDASSPIVEKDSIDFSKTYWQNRHKNDGKYLCVGLDEKQFEDFYKELINAKKTKLNEIDKNNFFKGCQPIEELATKSKKLLINGPLSPNNLNNNDINYTAVVQLRQDDSLGNLFSFVGFQTNLKWGEQDRVLKTLPGMKNIKIVRYGVLHKNYYLNSPKVINFNQQSKVNNNLFFSGQITGVEGYIESASSGIWTGICVLAYLRNITLRPLSRRSMIGALNYYITNPRHENLKPMKANLGILDQKNKNTKSEFYSFDQSQQEIKTLINYLRHCMIEST from the coding sequence ATGACTAATAAAAATGTAAATATAATTGGAGGTGGACTTGCTGGTTGTGAAATTGCATGATTTTTAGCAAATAACGGTGTTATGGTTAATCTTTTTGAATCAAAAAAAATTAAAAAAAATGAAATTCAAAAATCAGATCTTTTAGCAGAATTGGTATGTTCTAATAGTTTAAGAAGTTTATCAAAGCTTAATGCGGCTGGAATATTGAAAGAGGAAATGAAACTCTTAAATTCATTGATTATAAAGGCAGCAGAACAAGCTAAAATTGTAAGTGATGATGCATTAAGTGTTGATCGTTTTATGTTCTCATCTTTTATAGAAAATACAATTATAAATCATCCAAATATCTCCTATAATAATGAGGAAATAACTAAATTAAACAATGATGAGATTAATATAATCGCAACCGGACCTTTAACTAGCGAGAAATTAAAAAGTTGAATAAAGCAAAACATTACCCAAGATGACATGTTTTTTTATGATGCTTCTAGTCCTATTGTTGAAAAAGACTCAATAGATTTTAGTAAAACATATTGACAAAACCGACATAAAAATGATGGCAAATATTTATGCGTAGGTTTAGACGAAAAACAATTTGAAGATTTTTACAAAGAACTTATTAATGCAAAAAAAACAAAATTAAATGAAATTGATAAAAATAACTTTTTTAAGGGTTGTCAGCCAATTGAAGAATTAGCGACAAAGTCTAAAAAATTACTTATCAATGGACCACTTTCTCCAAATAATTTGAATAATAATGATATTAATTATACAGCTGTTGTTCAGTTAAGGCAAGACGACAGTCTTGGCAATTTATTTAGTTTTGTTGGTTTTCAAACTAATCTTAAATGAGGTGAGCAAGATCGAGTATTAAAAACATTACCTGGAATGAAAAATATAAAGATTGTGAGATATGGTGTTCTTCATAAAAACTATTATTTAAACAGTCCCAAGGTTATCAATTTTAATCAACAATCAAAAGTTAATAATAATTTATTTTTTTCAGGACAAATAACTGGAGTTGAAGGTTACATTGAATCTGCTAGTAGTGGAATTTGGACTGGTATTTGTGTTTTAGCATATTTAAGAAATATAACACTAAGACCATTATCTAGAAGAAGTATGATTGGTGCACTAAACTATTATATTACAAATCCTCGTCATGAAAATCTAAAACCCATGAAAGCAAACCTGGGAATTCTTGACCAAAAAAATAAAAATACAAAAAGTGAATTTTACTCTTTTGACCAATCTCAACAAGAAATAAAGACATTAATTAACTATTTAAGACATTGTATGATTGAGAGCACTTAA
- a CDS encoding uracil-DNA glycosylase, whose translation MKKSWDIFFKESKINNDINILINKIYNQNIKVFPPKDNLFNIFNLVEDGDVKVVIIGQDPYHRKDQANGIAFSVNNNIKTPPSLQNIFKELDNDLNINHFKNNDLSEWVRQGVLLINTVWTVNKNQPNSCKNMGWENITKKILLHLFEINKNIIFCLWGKYAKNVFDQLNIYSNNLIVSGHPSPFSYYKYFKDSKPFSKINSLLLELKKIPIFWEK comes from the coding sequence ATGAAGAAAAGCTGAGATATTTTTTTTAAAGAGTCTAAAATAAATAATGATATTAATATTTTAATTAACAAAATATACAATCAAAATATTAAAGTTTTCCCACCAAAGGATAATTTATTTAATATTTTTAATTTAGTAGAAGATGGGGATGTTAAAGTTGTAATTATTGGTCAAGACCCATATCATAGAAAAGACCAAGCAAATGGTATAGCTTTTAGTGTAAATAATAATATTAAAACTCCACCTAGCCTACAAAATATATTTAAAGAATTAGATAATGATTTAAATATCAACCATTTTAAAAATAATGATTTAAGTGAATGGGTTAGACAAGGTGTTTTATTAATTAATACAGTTTGAACTGTTAATAAAAACCAACCAAATAGTTGTAAAAATATGGGTTGAGAAAATATAACAAAAAAAATTCTTTTACACTTATTTGAAATAAATAAAAATATTATTTTTTGTCTTTGGGGAAAATATGCAAAAAATGTATTTGACCAACTAAATATTTATTCAAATAATCTTATCGTTTCTGGCCATCCTTCACCATTTAGTTATTATAAATATTTTAAAGATAGTAAGCCATTTTCAAAGATAAATAGTTTACTTTTAGAACTTAAAAAAATACCAATCTTTTGAGAAAAATAG